From the Roseibium salinum genome, one window contains:
- a CDS encoding MaoC family dehydratase codes for MTGREAGVSSWYLIDQARIDAFAEVTGDHQFIHVDPDRAAATLFGGTIAHGFLTLSLLSVMGLEAQPKIDGAAMGINYGFDRVRFLTPVRAGSRVRGRFVLAALKRPRPGEIDITWQATVEIEGGRRPALVADWMNRFHLDDRVEE; via the coding sequence ATGACAGGCAGGGAGGCAGGCGTGTCTTCCTGGTATCTGATCGACCAGGCCCGGATCGATGCCTTCGCGGAGGTCACCGGAGATCATCAGTTCATCCATGTCGATCCGGACCGGGCCGCCGCAACCCTCTTCGGCGGAACGATCGCCCACGGCTTTCTGACCCTGTCGCTGCTCTCCGTCATGGGACTGGAAGCGCAGCCGAAGATCGACGGCGCCGCCATGGGCATCAACTACGGTTTCGACCGGGTCCGCTTCCTGACGCCGGTCCGGGCCGGATCGCGCGTCCGTGGACGGTTCGTGCTGGCGGCGCTGAAACGGCCGAGGCCGGGCGAGATCGACATCACCTGGCAGGCAACGGTGGAGATCGAAGGCGGCAGGCGGCCGGCGCTGGTCGCCGACTGGATGAACCGGTTCCACCTCGATGACCGTGTGGAGGAATGA
- a CDS encoding SDR family oxidoreductase, whose translation MTPDTLFSLSGKTALVTGGATGIGRMAAEGFLAAGARVLIASRKADACVAAAEDLNAMGYSGKAEGFGGDVATEEGISALAGEIGRRTERLDILMNNAGTSWGETLGAFPYAAWDRVMRLNVAGLFHLTQSLLPLLEAAASDDDPARVVNLGSVMGETAHGDRAYSYAASKAAVHHLTRILAKELAQRRITVNALAPGPFVSKMTAFATADEDVRARVGGQVPLGRVGRPEDIAAAVQFLCGHGGSYVTGAILPVSGGINVETGPDLFQEAYE comes from the coding sequence ATGACGCCGGACACATTGTTCAGCCTCTCCGGCAAGACCGCCCTGGTGACCGGCGGCGCAACGGGCATCGGCCGCATGGCCGCCGAAGGCTTTCTTGCCGCGGGCGCGCGGGTTCTCATCGCCAGCCGTAAGGCGGACGCCTGCGTGGCCGCGGCCGAAGACCTGAACGCGATGGGGTATTCCGGCAAGGCGGAAGGCTTTGGCGGCGATGTGGCAACGGAGGAGGGCATTTCCGCGCTCGCCGGGGAAATCGGCCGGCGGACGGAGCGCCTCGACATCCTGATGAACAATGCCGGAACCAGTTGGGGCGAGACGCTCGGCGCGTTTCCCTACGCGGCCTGGGACCGGGTGATGCGGCTGAATGTGGCCGGGCTGTTCCATCTTACCCAAAGCCTGCTGCCGTTGCTGGAAGCTGCGGCAAGCGACGATGATCCGGCGCGGGTGGTCAACTTGGGCTCCGTCATGGGCGAAACGGCCCACGGCGACCGGGCCTACAGCTACGCCGCCTCCAAGGCGGCGGTCCACCACCTGACGCGGATCCTTGCCAAGGAGCTTGCGCAAAGGCGCATCACCGTCAACGCGCTCGCCCCCGGGCCCTTCGTCAGCAAGATGACCGCCTTCGCCACGGCGGATGAGGATGTGCGCGCCCGCGTCGGGGGGCAGGTGCCGCTCGGCCGGGTGGGACGGCCGGAGGACATTGCCGCCGCGGTGCAGTTTCTGTGCGGGCACGGCGGATCCTACGTGACCGGGGCCATCCTGCCCGTCAGCGGCGGCATCAATGTCGAAACCGGGCCGGACCTGTTCCAGGAGGCCTACGAGTGA